The window CAGCTTTGTCTATCAATGCGCCAAAGGGGCGGGCTATTCCGTGATCAACGGCCGCCGCTTCGACTGGCGTGAGCGCGACATCTTCGTCGTGCCGGCCTGGATGTACCACGAACATGCCAATGCGTCGCAAACCGACGACGCCTGCTTGTTCGCCTTCCACGACCTTCCCGTCATCAACGCCCTAGGCCTCTATCGTGAGGAAGCCTTTGGCGAAAATGGCGGCCACCAGCCGCTCATCGGCTGATTAGCAAAAGGATATCAGCACAGATGCGTCTCGTTACCTATCGGGCGACCGTCGAAGCCGAAGCTCGGCTCGGCGCTCTCGTCGACAATCTGGTCGTCGATCTGCAGCGCTTTGGTGCCACCAAGGGCATCGACCTTCCCTCAACGATGCTTGGGTTTATCGATCTCGGGCCTCAGGCGGTGAAAATCGTCTCAGCGCTGATCGATGAAGCAAAGGGGCTTTTCCCAATCGGGACCGCTCTGCCTTTCGCCAATGTGCGGCTGCTGGCTCCGATCCCGCGCCCTCGCAAGAACATCTTCGGTATTGGCCTAAATTATACCGAGCATGTCGCGGAATCGGCCAAGTCGCTCGACACCTCCGCCGATTTGCCGCGCCAGCCGGTGATTTTCTCCAAGCCGCCAACCACCGTAATCGGCCCGAATGAGCCCATTCTCCACAATGCTGAGATCACCCAGCAGCTCGATTGGGAGGTCGAGCTGGCGGCCGTGATCGGCACCACTGCTAAAGGTGTCGCGCGTGAAGGCGCGCTTGCATATGTGTTTGGATATACCGTGCTCATCGACATGAGCGCGCGTGATTGCCGTCGTGCTGGCCAGTGGATCTACTCCAAGGGGCAGGACAGCTTCGCGCCGATGGGGCCGTGTATCGTCACGGCTGACGAGATCCCTGATCCCCAAACGCTCGATCTCAACCTCTCGGTCAACGGCGTTGAAAAGCAGAACAGCAATACCGCTTATATGCTGTTCAAGGTCGACGAGCTCATCGCTGATTTGAGCAAGGGGATCACCCTCGAACCGGGCGATATCATTGCGACAGGCACGCCTGCCGGCGTCGGAGCCGGGCGTGACCCGCAAGAATGGGTATGGCCTGGAGACACGATCGTCGCCACGGTCGATCGTATCGGTACGCTGCGCCATCCCGTTGTTGCAGCCGCGGGTACTGCCGCATGAGCCGAACCTATCGCATCGGTCAGATCGTGCCGAGTTCGAATGTCACGATGGAGACCGAGATCCCCGCCATGCTGCGTGCACGCGAGGCGATCCTTCCTGAGCGCTTCACATTTCACTCATCGCGCATGCGCATGAAGAAGGTGACCGCAGAAGAGCTCGCCGCGATGGACGCGGATTCTGATCGCTGTGCGCTTGAGCTCTCGGACGCCGCCGTCGACGTGCTGGGCTATGCATGCCTTGTTGCGATCATGAGCATGGGCAAGGGCTATCACCGCCAGTCCGAACAGCGGCTCCACGCGCGTACGGTCGAAAACGGCCATGCTGCACCCGTCGTCACCAGCGCTGGCGCGCTCGTTGATGGCTTGAAGACGCTTGAGGCAAAACGCGTGGCGATCGTCGCTCCCTATATGAAGCCGCTTACCCAGCTGGTCGTCTCCTATATCGAGCATGAAGGCATTGCGGTGCAGGACTGGCTGGCGCTGGAGATCCCCGACAATCTGACCGTTGCTGCACAAGATCCTGATAATTTGCTCGAGCACTATCTTCGGCTCGATCTCACAGGTGTCGATGTGCTGGTGCTGTCGGCCTGCGTTCAGATGCCTTCGCTGCCGTCTATCCAGCGGGTCGAAGACAAGATCGGGCTGCCCGTAATCTCCGCCGCCGTCTGTACATCGTACCAGATGCTTAAGCAGCTCGGGCTCGAAGCGCGTGTCCCAGGGGCCGGAGCGCTTTTGTCGGGCCGGTTCTAACGGGCAGTAAACACTGCCGCCCAGTGACCTAGGTGCGAGGTTTTGGTGCAGTTCGACTTTGAACATCTGTCTCGATCGGAACGCTACAAGCTGATGGCCTCGGTCATCACGCCCCGCCCCATTGCATGGGTGACGACGCTCAATCCGGCCGGAATGCTCAACGCAGCGCCGTTCAGCTTTTTCAACATGTTTGGCGATGATCCGCCGATCGTGGCGCTGGGGATCATGCAGAGAGCGGGCGGGCAGCTTAAGGATACCGCCGCCAATATCCGTTCGGGCAAAGCGTTTGTGGTGAACATCGCAGGCGAAGCGCAAGCGGTCGCTATGAACGATACGAGCATCGATGCGCCTGAAGGCACGGACGAGGCGGCGTTGTTCAACGTTGAGGTGCTGCCCAGCGAGCGCGTTGCGCCGCCACGTATCGCATCGGTCCCTGCCAGCTTTGAATGCCGTCTGCAGCAGATTGTTGAGGTGTCCGAAACACAGTCGATTGTCATCGGGGAGGTCGTTTACGGCCATGTCCGCGACGAATTCATAGTCGATGCGGATAAGATGCGCCTGAACGTCGATGCGATGCGCCTGATCGGGCGAATGCATGGGCCAGGTTATTATGCGCGGACCACCGATCTCTTCGACTTGAGACGGCCGGTCTGGCCTCTGGATCGCGATTGATGAAAGGGCCGGATCCGTTCCCTTTAGATCCGCCATGCGATCTTCAAATGCCCGGTCATGAGCGCGGTGAGGCTCAGGGAATGGCTATCCCTATGCACCGTCGTCCCGTCGTTCTGGTCGGCCTCATGGGCGCCGGCAAGACCACCGTCGGGCAGCGTGTTGCGACACGTTTGGGGCTCGCTTTTGTTGATTCAGATCACGAGATCGAATGCGCTGCCAAGCGTTCCATTTCTGATCTGTTCGAACTCTACGGCGAGCAGGAATTCCGTGACGGAGAGCGCCGGGTGCTGGCTCGGCTTATTGACGCGACCCCTAAAGTGATCGCGACCGGTGGCGGTGCCTTCATGAACCAAGAGACACGCAGTCTGATTTTGGAGCGCGGGCTTGCGGTTTGGTTAGACGCCGACATCGAAGTGCTCGTGGAACGGACATCGAGGCGTCCAGGCCATAGACCGCTTTTGCGGAATGCTGACGCTCATGCGGTTCTTGCCGACCTCGCAAGGGCACGTAACCCAATATATGCGCAAGCGCATTTGCACGTACGAAATGAGGCCGCCAAGCATGATGCGGCCGTAGCGCATATCGTAAAATCTATACGTCAATTGTGGCGTAGAGCGCCGTCGGACATTCACTCTGCTCATCCGGGAAGTAGGCCGATAGCGGCAGCCGCAAATATCCATAACCTGAACGAATAGTATGCACTGAACTTCGACTTTGACGTCGGAGTCGTAATTTTAGAGGTTCGTGTCGATCGCCAGCCTTCCATCTCTCCGCTGTGCTGGTGGTCCAGTTGACCTGTTCTGTCGACGCGGCGGTCAACTGGGTTTGTCATGGGCGACCCAACTGTGGGCCGAGACCGAAAGGCCTCGGCCCACCTTTATATTCGCTTAGAGGCGCTGATCCGATCCGCCAGGGTAAAAGAGCGCCGAAATTATCGCTAAGATCGCACCCAAGGACCCGCTCGTGGCGACCACGAACAGCAAGGCATAGCGAAGAGACTCCGGACCTTCGCTGGCGCCCAGAAGATCGCTGATAATGCCGGTTAGAAGCGGTCCCAGGGTGAACCCGATAAAGTACATCGAGAACATGAAGATCGCGCTGGCGGTCGCTCGCATCTCCTGCGGAATGATGTCTTGGATCACCGCAAAGGCCGGCCCTCGAATGCCTCCCATCAGGAAGAATGCGACCATGAAAACGGCGATTGTGGTCATGGTGGTATTCGTGAGGAAGACCAGGCAGGCCACCATCGAGAAAGTGAATATCAAGGCGCCCAAAACGAACAGGGGCAAGCGGCCACCGCGCGCATGGAGCCAATTGGTCAGCATCCCAAAAAAGACGCCGCCGGATGTCGCTGCAACGCCCCAGGCGATTGCGAGGTAAAGCATGATCTGCGGCTGAGGGACCTTTTGTGACCGCGCCAGAAAGGCTGGAAACCAGTTGATCATCGCAGCCGATGCGATGGCGCCAATGCCCAATGCTAAAGCGAGCAGCAAGAAGGTCGGTTTGCGCAAGATCG is drawn from Sphingomonas crocodyli and contains these coding sequences:
- a CDS encoding fumarylacetoacetate hydrolase family protein, with amino-acid sequence MRLVTYRATVEAEARLGALVDNLVVDLQRFGATKGIDLPSTMLGFIDLGPQAVKIVSALIDEAKGLFPIGTALPFANVRLLAPIPRPRKNIFGIGLNYTEHVAESAKSLDTSADLPRQPVIFSKPPTTVIGPNEPILHNAEITQQLDWEVELAAVIGTTAKGVAREGALAYVFGYTVLIDMSARDCRRAGQWIYSKGQDSFAPMGPCIVTADEIPDPQTLDLNLSVNGVEKQNSNTAYMLFKVDELIADLSKGITLEPGDIIATGTPAGVGAGRDPQEWVWPGDTIVATVDRIGTLRHPVVAAAGTAA
- a CDS encoding Asp/Glu racemase translates to MSRTYRIGQIVPSSNVTMETEIPAMLRAREAILPERFTFHSSRMRMKKVTAEELAAMDADSDRCALELSDAAVDVLGYACLVAIMSMGKGYHRQSEQRLHARTVENGHAAPVVTSAGALVDGLKTLEAKRVAIVAPYMKPLTQLVVSYIEHEGIAVQDWLALEIPDNLTVAAQDPDNLLEHYLRLDLTGVDVLVLSACVQMPSLPSIQRVEDKIGLPVISAAVCTSYQMLKQLGLEARVPGAGALLSGRF
- a CDS encoding flavin reductase family protein; the encoded protein is MQFDFEHLSRSERYKLMASVITPRPIAWVTTLNPAGMLNAAPFSFFNMFGDDPPIVALGIMQRAGGQLKDTAANIRSGKAFVVNIAGEAQAVAMNDTSIDAPEGTDEAALFNVEVLPSERVAPPRIASVPASFECRLQQIVEVSETQSIVIGEVVYGHVRDEFIVDADKMRLNVDAMRLIGRMHGPGYYARTTDLFDLRRPVWPLDRD
- a CDS encoding shikimate kinase, whose translation is MPGHERGEAQGMAIPMHRRPVVLVGLMGAGKTTVGQRVATRLGLAFVDSDHEIECAAKRSISDLFELYGEQEFRDGERRVLARLIDATPKVIATGGGAFMNQETRSLILERGLAVWLDADIEVLVERTSRRPGHRPLLRNADAHAVLADLARARNPIYAQAHLHVRNEAAKHDAAVAHIVKSIRQLWRRAPSDIHSAHPGSRPIAAAANIHNLNE